A stretch of the Streptomyces sp. NBC_01428 genome encodes the following:
- a CDS encoding cupin domain-containing protein, which yields MTEDPAYKALENLGAAPLWRFYGNLFPAEPRSRAVPYRWSWKDLRPQLLHFSQTLSLDEAERRVLMLVNPGLTDPPATVTTLYAGLQIILPGDTAQAHRHTSNAFRFILEGTGAWTTVNGERVFMEPGDLLLTPGWHWHDHTHEGSEPMIWLDALDYPLVNALEAGFYEKYPQRLQPVTRPDDAGSRQFLHGRLTPAWLAPDGPNSPVSRYTWSETQRALDAIADSAEGSHVDGIVLEYTNPWTGGPVMPTIGCRVQRLRPGFDGGGHQHTASTIFNVVHGEGATIVDGVRLDWAQHDTFAVPGWATYRHVNTSGAQDAVLFSYSDEPVMRSLGLYRAQSADPGA from the coding sequence ATGACCGAAGATCCCGCCTACAAGGCCCTGGAGAACCTCGGCGCAGCCCCCCTGTGGCGCTTCTACGGGAACCTCTTCCCCGCCGAGCCGCGCAGCCGCGCCGTGCCCTACCGGTGGAGCTGGAAAGACCTGCGCCCCCAACTGCTGCACTTCTCGCAGACGCTGTCGCTCGACGAAGCCGAGCGGCGGGTGCTCATGCTCGTCAACCCAGGTCTCACCGATCCGCCGGCCACGGTCACCACCCTGTACGCGGGGCTGCAGATCATCCTGCCCGGCGATACGGCCCAGGCACACCGGCACACGTCCAACGCCTTCCGGTTCATCCTGGAGGGAACCGGTGCGTGGACCACGGTCAACGGCGAGCGGGTCTTCATGGAACCCGGTGACCTTCTGCTGACACCGGGCTGGCACTGGCACGACCACACACACGAGGGCAGCGAGCCGATGATCTGGCTGGACGCCCTCGACTACCCGCTCGTCAACGCCCTCGAAGCCGGCTTCTACGAGAAGTACCCGCAGCGCCTGCAGCCGGTCACCCGGCCCGACGACGCGGGCAGCAGGCAGTTCCTGCACGGCCGCCTCACCCCCGCTTGGCTGGCCCCGGACGGCCCCAACTCCCCCGTCAGCCGCTACACCTGGTCCGAGACACAGCGCGCGCTGGACGCGATCGCGGACAGCGCCGAGGGCAGCCACGTCGACGGCATCGTCCTGGAGTACACCAACCCGTGGACCGGCGGGCCGGTCATGCCCACCATCGGCTGCCGCGTGCAACGGCTGCGGCCCGGATTCGACGGCGGCGGTCACCAGCACACCGCCTCGACGATCTTCAACGTCGTACACGGTGAGGGCGCCACCATCGTCGACGGCGTGCGGCTGGACTGGGCGCAGCACGACACCTTCGCCGTCCCGGGCTGGGCAACGTACCGGCACGTGAACACCTCCGGCGCCCAGGACGCCGTCCTCTTCTCCTACAGCGACGAACCCGTCATGCGATCGCTGGGCCTCTACCGCGCCCAGAGCGCCGATCCCGGCGCCTGA
- a CDS encoding MarR family winged helix-turn-helix transcriptional regulator has protein sequence MARALDVHHYIGHLIRRAEQVHTALWSQHVSRDITSQQFAVLNALSRQPGVDQRTLARLTSLDRSTVNQMVRRLTDQGHVSQLRDTADRRRTLLELTATGSDLLAALIPPAEAINAQILQMLPEEQRAVTLDSLRRIALLGEETAGDA, from the coding sequence GTGGCACGCGCACTGGATGTTCACCACTACATCGGGCACCTGATCCGGCGTGCCGAACAAGTGCACACCGCCCTGTGGTCCCAGCATGTCTCACGCGATATCACCTCGCAGCAGTTCGCCGTGCTGAACGCCCTGAGCCGGCAGCCCGGCGTCGACCAGCGCACTCTGGCGCGCCTGACCTCGTTGGACCGTTCCACGGTCAATCAGATGGTGCGCCGCCTGACAGACCAGGGGCACGTCAGCCAGCTGCGCGACACAGCCGATCGCCGCCGGACGCTGCTGGAGCTGACGGCGACGGGAAGCGATCTGCTCGCGGCGCTGATCCCGCCCGCCGAGGCGATCAACGCACAGATCCTGCAGATGCTGCCCGAGGAGCAGCGCGCGGTGACTCTCGACAGTCTGCGCCGGATCGCCCTTCTGGGCGAGGAGACGGCCGGCGACGCATAG
- a CDS encoding fumarylacetoacetate hydrolase family protein, with translation MRLALFNKGRLGYVDGSDIVDVTEQLAPFAASPSGALQQYIEGVARGGQPTIDLTGCARLPLSDAVLEAPLPRPGKIVGAPVNYLDHKAEMEYTTSIADLGVFLKANSSVIGPGQDIVLPYSDKRTDQEGELGVVIGRTAHRISADQALDHVFGYTCVLDITVRSGEDRSTRKSFDTFTPIGPWVVTTDEIPDPDRLDLRCDVAGATRQHTSTADLIFGVRELIAYTSSVMTLHPGDVIATGTPAGVGPLSHGDRVVVEIERIGRLEVGVDGSRSTPYDQRPGR, from the coding sequence ATGCGTCTTGCCCTCTTCAACAAGGGACGACTCGGGTACGTCGACGGATCCGACATCGTCGACGTCACCGAGCAACTCGCTCCATTCGCGGCCTCGCCCTCCGGCGCTCTGCAGCAATACATCGAAGGTGTAGCCCGCGGAGGACAGCCCACGATCGACCTGACGGGCTGCGCACGCCTTCCGCTCTCCGACGCCGTCTTGGAGGCACCCCTCCCCCGGCCGGGGAAGATCGTCGGGGCGCCGGTCAACTACCTCGACCACAAGGCCGAGATGGAGTACACCACCTCCATCGCCGACCTCGGAGTGTTCCTGAAGGCGAACTCCTCGGTGATCGGCCCGGGCCAGGACATCGTGCTGCCCTACAGCGACAAGCGCACGGACCAGGAGGGCGAACTGGGTGTGGTCATCGGCAGGACAGCCCACCGGATCAGCGCCGACCAGGCCTTGGACCACGTCTTCGGATACACCTGCGTCCTCGACATCACAGTGCGCTCCGGAGAGGACCGCTCGACCCGCAAGTCCTTCGACACCTTCACCCCCATCGGGCCCTGGGTCGTGACCACCGACGAGATCCCCGATCCGGACCGGCTGGACCTGCGCTGCGATGTGGCCGGTGCGACCCGCCAGCACACCAGCACGGCTGATCTGATCTTCGGAGTCCGCGAGCTGATCGCCTACACGTCCTCGGTGATGACCTTGCACCCCGGTGACGTGATCGCGACCGGCACCCCGGCCGGTGTCGGGCCGCTCAGCCATGGAGACCGCGTCGTCGTCGAGATCGAGCGGATCGGCCGACTGGAGGTCGGCGTCGACGGCTCGCGGTCCACGCCCTACGACCAGCGGCCCGGTCGCTGA
- a CDS encoding ABC transporter substrate-binding protein → MPLIRRLTTSAAALALLTATGCLSSGHSGTNLVIMANVTDRVAMSTVVTAFRESHPNIRVKVSYADTGALQKQLPRQLKAGKGPDVFTVWPGSGNPASAATLADSNLLQDLTLHRYAWDLPEDVMSVAGSGGHIDIVPASYSAIGAIYSTGALKSIGGHPPTTFTQVLDLCDRAQKHGKVLFALGNKTPWVTQLVSYSLAAGTVYATQPDFASDMALHHTSFAQSPWREALQKYLQMNERGCFSHDPLATTYEQSLDQVASGKAVGVVQVASALAELRSAAPGISLAMHALPASDDPAQTRMPAAVSAAYGLNVHPAHEKEAKAFVDFLASARGQNLYNSKGATLPAIPNATFKADPAVAEVARRQKDGTTVPFMDQTWPNSTVQQVHFQQIHNLFAGTASVPSALKAMDRAFTDSTLN, encoded by the coding sequence GTGCCGCTCATCAGACGCTTGACCACGAGTGCCGCCGCGCTCGCTCTCCTGACCGCGACCGGCTGCCTCTCCAGCGGCCACAGCGGCACCAATCTGGTCATCATGGCCAACGTCACCGACCGGGTCGCGATGAGCACCGTCGTCACGGCGTTTCGCGAGAGCCATCCAAACATCCGGGTGAAAGTCAGCTACGCCGACACCGGTGCCCTCCAGAAGCAACTGCCACGGCAACTGAAGGCCGGCAAGGGGCCCGACGTCTTCACCGTGTGGCCCGGCAGCGGCAATCCCGCCTCGGCCGCGACCCTGGCCGACAGCAACCTTCTGCAGGACCTCACGCTCCACCGGTACGCCTGGGATCTGCCCGAAGACGTCATGTCGGTCGCCGGATCCGGCGGCCACATCGACATCGTCCCGGCCAGCTACAGCGCGATCGGAGCGATCTACTCGACCGGCGCGCTCAAGAGCATCGGGGGACACCCGCCGACGACGTTCACGCAGGTCCTCGACCTGTGCGACAGGGCCCAGAAACACGGCAAGGTTCTGTTCGCGCTGGGCAACAAGACGCCGTGGGTCACCCAGCTCGTCTCCTACTCCCTCGCAGCCGGAACGGTGTATGCGACGCAGCCGGACTTCGCCTCCGACATGGCGCTGCACCACACCAGCTTCGCGCAGTCACCCTGGCGCGAAGCACTCCAGAAGTACCTGCAGATGAACGAGCGCGGGTGCTTCAGCCATGACCCTCTGGCAACCACCTACGAACAGAGCCTGGACCAGGTCGCCTCCGGAAAGGCCGTCGGCGTCGTCCAGGTGGCGAGCGCCCTCGCCGAACTCAGATCGGCCGCTCCCGGGATCTCTTTGGCCATGCACGCCCTGCCCGCGAGCGATGATCCGGCGCAGACCCGGATGCCCGCCGCGGTATCGGCGGCCTACGGCCTCAACGTGCACCCCGCTCACGAGAAGGAAGCGAAAGCCTTCGTCGACTTCCTCGCCTCGGCACGGGGCCAGAATCTCTACAACAGCAAGGGCGCCACCCTTCCGGCGATACCCAACGCGACGTTCAAGGCGGATCCAGCGGTGGCGGAGGTGGCCCGCCGCCAGAAGGACGGGACCACCGTCCCCTTCATGGACCAGACGTGGCCCAACTCCACCGTCCAGCAGGTCCACTTCCAGCAGATACACAACCTCTTCGCCGGCACCGCCTCGGTACCCAGCGCGCTCAAGGCCATGGACCGGGCGTTCACCGACAGCACCCTGAACTGA
- a CDS encoding beta-glucosidase H produces the protein MTAAQKESLIRCDFAALTSLGIPALTMADASAGLRGEQGVTAFPVPLAQAATFDADLLHDIGSAIGAEGRAKGYNNLLGPTVDITRTWHFGRQAEGMGEDPHLAGQLGSAVTLGMQSQNVIPTVKHFAGYTQETNRFSTDTKIADRALREIHTGPFRRIVQTSPTASVMMAYPKINGTFASQSPALFSLLKNDLGLQGFTVPDFWAGDDQVAAAKAGMDLAGLGPGGVKLTPGQLTNGSVSTDRLNDAARRILISMFAGGLFDHPLPTPAANVSSKAHQDLAHTAAAGATVLLTNRNKALPLAASLGKIAVIGPADTDTFTGISGSSYVDPGTWTTPLQALRNRAGSTTVVAAQGTKGDVPLTTVPATALRTAKGAAGLDVAYYAGAEPTGTPIATQTVQNVDFTQAPLAGLPAVWSAKWSGTITSSSTGLHRFSLLPSGTARLTIGSKTVVEGTRHSRRFFLGPYDYPLHGTADLTAGQASRIDVTYTNSTADTGTCGLTLGWQPDSLIPAAVTTARSADAAVVFVNRIAGEDMDHGRLDLPGDQNQLISQVAAVNPRTIVVLNTDGPVAMPWAGDVAAVLQAWYGGRGIGTALAAILFGDTDPSGRLPVTFPQDATQGPGTSAATYPGVNGTVSYDEGTAVGYRYYDTKGQTPRFPFGHGLSYTSFAHGSPEASYDKTTQRVTLSVTITNNGTRTGTDVVQIYATLPSAAAAEPRRLVAFRKVSLAAKASTRVELSIPATELSVWKSNAWTLVPGSYTLATAHSSRDITTQRTITVS, from the coding sequence ATGACGGCGGCCCAGAAGGAATCACTGATCCGCTGCGACTTCGCCGCCCTCACCTCGCTGGGAATCCCCGCCCTGACCATGGCCGACGCCTCCGCCGGCCTGCGCGGCGAACAGGGCGTCACCGCCTTCCCCGTGCCCCTCGCCCAGGCAGCCACCTTCGACGCGGACCTCCTGCACGACATCGGCTCCGCCATCGGAGCCGAAGGCCGCGCCAAGGGCTACAACAACCTGCTGGGGCCGACGGTGGACATCACCCGGACCTGGCACTTCGGCCGACAGGCCGAAGGAATGGGCGAGGACCCCCACCTGGCCGGGCAGCTCGGCAGCGCGGTCACCCTAGGCATGCAGAGCCAGAACGTCATCCCCACCGTCAAGCACTTCGCCGGCTACACCCAGGAGACGAACCGCTTCTCCACCGACACGAAAATCGCCGACCGAGCCCTCCGCGAGATCCACACCGGCCCTTTCCGCCGCATCGTGCAGACGTCGCCGACCGCGTCGGTCATGATGGCCTATCCGAAGATCAACGGAACGTTCGCGAGTCAGAGTCCCGCCCTGTTCTCCCTCCTCAAGAACGACCTGGGTCTCCAGGGCTTCACCGTTCCCGACTTCTGGGCCGGAGACGACCAAGTCGCCGCCGCCAAGGCCGGCATGGACCTGGCCGGTCTCGGCCCGGGCGGCGTGAAGCTCACTCCCGGACAGCTCACCAACGGCTCGGTGAGCACCGACCGCCTCAACGACGCCGCCCGGCGCATCCTCATCTCCATGTTCGCCGGCGGCCTCTTCGACCACCCCCTGCCCACGCCCGCGGCCAACGTCAGCTCCAAGGCCCACCAGGACCTGGCCCACACGGCGGCCGCCGGCGCCACCGTCCTGCTGACCAACCGCAACAAGGCCCTCCCGCTGGCCGCATCGCTCGGGAAGATCGCCGTCATTGGCCCCGCAGACACGGACACCTTCACCGGCATCTCCGGGTCCAGCTACGTCGACCCCGGCACCTGGACCACCCCCCTGCAGGCCCTGCGCAACCGGGCAGGCAGCACCACCGTCGTCGCCGCCCAGGGCACCAAGGGCGACGTCCCCCTCACCACCGTCCCCGCCACCGCCCTGCGCACCGCGAAGGGCGCCGCCGGCCTCGACGTGGCCTACTACGCCGGCGCCGAGCCGACCGGCACCCCCATCGCGACCCAGACCGTGCAGAACGTCGACTTCACCCAGGCCCCGCTGGCCGGCCTCCCGGCCGTCTGGTCGGCGAAGTGGAGCGGCACCATCACCTCCTCCAGCACGGGACTGCACCGTTTCTCACTGCTCCCGTCCGGAACGGCCCGGCTCACGATCGGCTCCAAGACCGTCGTCGAGGGCACCCGCCACAGCCGCCGCTTCTTCCTCGGTCCCTACGACTATCCCCTGCACGGCACCGCCGACCTGACCGCCGGTCAGGCCAGCAGGATCGACGTCACCTACACCAACTCCACCGCCGACACCGGCACCTGCGGCCTCACCCTGGGATGGCAGCCCGACTCGCTCATCCCCGCGGCCGTGACGACCGCCCGCAGCGCCGACGCAGCCGTCGTCTTCGTCAACCGCATCGCCGGCGAGGACATGGACCATGGCCGGCTCGATCTGCCCGGCGACCAGAACCAGCTGATCAGCCAGGTCGCAGCGGTCAACCCGCGCACCATCGTCGTCCTCAACACCGACGGCCCCGTGGCGATGCCCTGGGCCGGCGACGTGGCCGCAGTGCTTCAGGCCTGGTACGGCGGCCGCGGCATCGGCACCGCGCTCGCAGCCATCCTGTTCGGCGACACCGACCCCTCCGGACGACTCCCCGTCACCTTCCCGCAGGACGCCACCCAGGGACCCGGCACCAGCGCCGCGACCTACCCCGGCGTGAACGGCACCGTCAGCTACGACGAGGGCACCGCCGTCGGCTACCGCTACTACGACACCAAGGGCCAGACACCGCGCTTCCCCTTCGGACACGGCCTGTCCTACACCAGCTTCGCCCACGGCTCCCCGGAAGCCTCCTACGACAAGACCACTCAGCGCGTCACCCTCTCCGTCACCATCACCAACAACGGAACCCGCACCGGAACCGACGTCGTACAGATCTACGCCACCCTGCCCAGCGCCGCGGCAGCCGAGCCCCGCCGCCTGGTCGCTTTCCGCAAGGTCTCCCTCGCCGCCAAGGCCTCCACCCGCGTCGAACTCTCCATACCCGCGACCGAACTGTCCGTGTGGAAGTCCAACGCCTGGACCCTGGTGCCCGGCAGCTACACCCTGGCCACCGCCCACTCCTCCCGCGACATCACCACCCAGCGCACCATCACCGTTTCCTGA
- a CDS encoding FAD-dependent monooxygenase produces MPSVLTPHLAVVGGGIGGLATALAIARAGSRVTLVEKAAQFSEIGAGLQLAPNASAALAELGVLNAVRERAVAPPRLVMMDALSGDQLTSLDLLSDSYRERFQHPYLVTHRTDLHAALLAACEQHPQVSLHTGRTVLGVDQDSSGVRLRFAESPEELAADAVIAADGLHSRLRQALIGDGPPECSRYVAFRGALPAERMTGRMSKHAASEAVMVWAGPRMHLVQYPVRRGELYNQVAVFESDSYAPDSDDWGTEAELEERFAGTCQAVRDALPLVSRDRRWPLYDRAPVDQWVYGRIALLGDAAHPMLQYLAQGACQALEDAVALGRALEQSGSLDDAFATYASLRSPRAARIQKSARRFGEICHLEGMGATLRNTLLASRSPENFDDISWVWTPATAAAPAL; encoded by the coding sequence ATGCCCAGCGTCCTTACACCGCACCTTGCCGTCGTCGGCGGCGGGATCGGCGGGCTCGCTACCGCCCTCGCCATTGCCCGCGCCGGCAGCCGGGTGACCCTTGTCGAGAAGGCAGCGCAGTTCAGCGAGATCGGCGCGGGCCTGCAGCTGGCTCCCAACGCCTCGGCCGCTCTCGCGGAACTCGGCGTGCTCAACGCGGTCCGCGAAAGGGCTGTAGCCCCACCGCGCCTGGTCATGATGGACGCCCTGAGCGGTGACCAGCTCACCTCACTCGACCTGCTCAGCGACTCCTACCGTGAGCGTTTCCAGCACCCCTACCTGGTCACTCACCGCACCGACCTCCACGCCGCCCTGCTGGCCGCCTGTGAGCAGCATCCTCAGGTCAGCCTGCACACGGGGCGCACCGTCCTCGGCGTGGACCAGGACAGCTCCGGAGTGCGGCTGCGGTTCGCGGAATCGCCGGAAGAACTGGCTGCGGACGCAGTGATCGCGGCTGACGGGCTCCACTCCCGTCTGCGGCAGGCCCTTATAGGGGACGGCCCACCCGAGTGTTCACGTTATGTGGCCTTCCGGGGAGCGCTGCCCGCCGAGCGGATGACCGGCCGGATGTCGAAGCATGCGGCTTCGGAAGCCGTCATGGTCTGGGCGGGTCCGCGCATGCATCTGGTGCAGTACCCGGTCCGCCGCGGGGAGCTCTACAACCAGGTGGCCGTGTTCGAGAGCGACAGCTACGCACCCGACTCCGACGACTGGGGCACGGAAGCCGAACTCGAGGAGCGGTTCGCCGGCACGTGCCAGGCCGTGAGGGACGCGCTGCCTCTGGTCTCCCGCGACCGGCGCTGGCCCCTCTACGACAGGGCCCCTGTCGACCAGTGGGTGTACGGGCGGATCGCGCTCCTGGGGGATGCAGCCCATCCGATGCTGCAGTACCTCGCCCAGGGCGCCTGCCAGGCGCTCGAGGACGCCGTCGCGCTAGGCCGCGCGCTGGAGCAGTCGGGCAGCCTGGACGACGCCTTCGCCACGTACGCCTCCCTGCGCAGTCCGCGCGCGGCACGCATCCAGAAGAGCGCGCGCCGCTTCGGGGAGATCTGCCACCTGGAAGGCATGGGAGCCACGCTGCGCAACACGCTGCTCGCATCCCGCTCCCCCGAGAACTTCGACGACATCTCCTGGGTCTGGACCCCGGCCACGGCCGCGGCTCCGGCCCTGTGA